GAAAATTCTCCCTGAATAGTTGTGGTTGCGGCTAATTTCATAAGTTTCGTGTCTAAACTGACCCTAACATACTTGTTGACAACCTGTATGACTGTGGGTATTGGGAGGGGTTTTACATATAAGCTAAACCCAAGGCAGTTTTGCCTTGAGAAGACGGCTGATTTTATGATTCCCGATTTTTGTTTGATTGTTCGCACAGCCCTTGAAGTTATAGCCAATACCGATAAGCCATTTACAGGTAATTATGGACTTAAAAGCACAAATCCAATCACTGATTGATAATGCACCCCAAGATGGTATAACACCAACACTGGTTACAGCAATTGCCCCCGCCTTGAGTGCGATCGCTCAGAAGTTACGCCATCCCCAATACTATATTCTCCAAAACTTGGATGAGGAATGGGTCTTAACTACATTAAGCAACCGTGGAAATCCACAAGAAGAAAAGCAGGTAATTTATGCTTTTCCTACCTTACAGGATATTCCTACATCTTATAGTGCTGGGCTTGACCCTCAAGTAATAGCTGCCCCCATACCTGTTACCCATATATTGTTTCAGCTACTGGCACTAGAACCCGTAGATAGTATAGTATTTTTTGACACGGCTAGCACCAACACAAATGGAATTGAAGTCAGGCGAAGCGATTTGCAGCATTTAGTCCAACAGCATCTGCAAAAAAAACAAGTTCCGCCTGATATTGCTTGAGGGGACTAAAAATTTTAGGTTTTAGATTTTGGATTTTAGATTGAAATCCAAAATCCAAAATTATTTCCAATCCCTAATAAAGCCGACTTAACACATAATCAGCCAATTGAATTAATGCCTGACGTGATTCTGAAGGCATAAGCACCCCAAGTTGTTCAACTGCCAACTTAGCATGGTGAGCAGCTAAATCCCTTGCTCGTTGGATACCTTGACTATCATGAATTAGTGCTAATGCTTGCTCTAAATCGCCTTGTTGAGCAAACTCTCTTTCAATCAGTACTTCTAAGTAAGGCTTTTCTTCTAAGGCAAATAACACTGGTGCTGTCAAATTACCACTTTTGAGATCCGAACCAGCGGGTTTACCAAGGGTATCTGTCGAACTGGTGAAATCTAAAATGTCATCGACAATCTGAAATGCCAAACCCAGATTTCGACCATAGTGATAAAAATGTTCGGCAGTTTCTTTTGATACTTCACTGATGACGCCAGCAGCTTTGGAACTGTTAGCAATCAGAGATGCTGTTTTGTAATAGCTTTTTTTTAGATAGGTTTCTAGAGAAATATTGGTATCAAAACGATTCAACCCTTGCTGAATCTCTCCAGCGGCCAAATCCATGATCACCTCTGATAGCAGCTTTACCACTTCTAAATTATCTAAATTTGCTAAATACCACGAAGACTGAGCAAAGAGAAAATCCCCTGCTAGGACGGCTATACGATTGCCAAACAAACTATGAACTGTGGGTACACCACGCCGCATTTCTGATTCGTCAACAACATCGTCATGTACCAAGCTCGCTGTGTGAATCATTTCCGTAATTTCAGCTAAGCGGCGATGACGTTGTGTAATGTCTATATCGAGCATGACCGCTCGCGATATCAGTAGAACAATGGCTGGTCTGATGCGTTTTCCCCCAGCTCCGAATAGATGTTCGGCTGCTGCATAAAGGATGGGATGACGATTCCCAACTAGCTGTTTGAGGTTATCTGCTAGTATTTGCAGGTCTGCTTCCACAGGGGAAAATAGGGAGGTAGCTGGGGTCATGGATTGGCGGACTTTGGCTTAGGTTACGAAAGTTTACATATCCTATACTCATTTTAAGATAACCCAGAATTAGCGCAAAGTTTTTCTTATGAAGTTCCCGATTTTTCGGACAGTTAAATAAAATATACTTGTACTAGTTTCAAGAAACTCAACATTTAATTGATATATTTAATACGTTCGTACTTGCGTACATATTGATTAAATATGGTAAATACGTGATTTCTTTACAAAAAATTTATCTCTACTCTACTAAATCTTTAAGTAAAGGCGAAAAAAACTACAAAATACTACTGCTTAGTTGCTTGTAAAATATTACACATAAATCTTTCTAATATAAAGAAAAATTTCTGAAATCTCATTGTGCAATAGTTTAGAAAATTTTTGAATTAGCACAAAACTTACCTGAAAAAGTCAGGGCTATTGTGTTACGCTAAAATCTAGGGATTTTAAATTTTTCAGATGTTCACCACAGCAAGGTAAATACCCTTTAGGTAAATTTGCTTATACGCTGTGAATGAACACGAATAATCGCAGGTCAAGCCAAAAATTTAATTTTTGTGCTTACTCCTGTGATGTGCGAACCTATAGGTAAGGAGCTGTGGATTTCCTTTAGAGGAAGCAGAGTGGTTTACACATCTTCGACGCTGTTTGTGTGTCGGCGTCGCTCCTACCAATTAAGGGTACGCTTTGAATATAGCAGACTAGGTAGACTGCTGAAGCAGTAGTTGAATTTCTCTTAGATTATTCAACTGCTGTGAGAAGTATGGTCTGCAAAAAAATCGTATAAAACACAATCTGTTAATTCGGAAGGACAAAAGTTCTCCCACGAGTTTCGTATGTAATATCAAAGCCGCCAATAATTTGTGTGGCTGAATTCTGTTAATTTTACTCAATTTATATTTCTTTGGCAAAGGCACTGGTAGGAAAAATGATTTATGGGAAGATGCCTATGATGATCTTTATATTAGCTTCTGGATATTTGCTCACCATCTACTTGCTATTGGCACTAGCAAAGCGAGCAGGAAATAAAACAACATCTAACAATGTTGCTTTAACTCAGAAAGGAAATTATACACAGGAGGTATCGGTAACACCAAATGTCACCGAAGCCAGTAGTGTACGTTAGTCAATGGTCAATTGTCAATTGTCATTGGTCTTTGGTCTTTGTAATGAGTACTAATTATTAAGCAATGCCCAATGACAAATGACCAATGACTAATTACTAGAAACTGCTGTATTAGATAAGCATACGACCTCAACCATAGGAGTAAAACCTAACCATTGCGCGGATGACTCAGCAAATTGTTGTGGACAACCACTAACAACAAAGCGGGTTGGCAAAGCTGGATGGGTATTTTTAAGACCTATTAGGTCTAACTCTTTCGCACAAGCAGCTACTACATGCACAGCCGGATCAATCAATTTCACAGAAGTTGAAAGAAGCGATCGCAATACTGGCGCTAGGTGGGGATAATGAGTACAGCCATAAACGAGAGTATCTATTTGCTGTTGTACTAAAGGCTCCAAATAGGAACGTGCCACTTCAACTGTGTAGGGGTCATGAATGCGATTTTGCTCAATCAGTGGCACAAATTCCGGGCAGCTAACCTGCCAAACCTGGACATCGGGATTTATTTCGATAATAGCACGCTTGTAAGCATTGCTCTTAGCGGTTGCGGGAGTAGCAATTACACCTATGCGCTTTCCCTGCTGCACTGCTGCCCTTGCCCCTGGTAGAATCAGCCCCAGAATTGGCATGGAAAATTCTTCCCGTACTATCTCTAGCGCTAGGGCAGAACTGGTGTTGCAAGCCATAATCACCATTTTCACCTGTTGCTGTTGCATCCAGGTGAGTATTTCTCGGACAAACTGGAGAATTTCTGCTTGGGAACGAATGCCATAGGGAAGTCTAGCTGTATCGCCAAAATAAATAATTGATTCATTTGGGAGTTGGCGATAGAGTTGTCGCAGTACCGTCAGTCCACCCACACCACTATCAAAAATACCAATTGGCGCCCGTTGGGGTTCTTGGGAGAAATCGTATAGGTTGCCTTCAAATTGAGAAGATGAAATCACAGGCAGAATTTAATGTCAGTATTGCGATATTTAAGATACAGGATTTAGTAATGATTTGTTGATAGTTGATTGTTGGTAGTTGGTGGTCAATTGTCATTGGTCATTAGTCATTAGTCATAGGTAAGAGGGAACTCTTGACAGGAATAGGGAATAGGCAATTTCTCCCTTGTCTGGTTTGTCTTCCCACACTCCCCACACTCTCCCTTGTCCTCCTTGTCTTCCTGCTCGCCAAATGTATCAGATTTATAGTGAAACGATGTTACGATACCCAAACAAGAAACACCAAACAACAAACAACAAATAACTATACTTCTATCTTGATTTTAAGTATCTAAGTATACCATCAGCTATTGCTTCTGCCATACGCTTTTGATATTCGGGGTTTCCTAGTCTAGGGTTGTCCTCCCGACCAGTCATATAACCTGTTTCCACTAGAATAGAGGGCATGGAGCTTTTTCTGAGGACATAAAATCTGGCTTTACGTGTTCCTCGGTCATTGAGGGTAGAGATATTTTGCAGAATGGTTTTGCGGACGACTTCAGCGAGATTGTAGCCACTATCGTAATAGTAAACTTCCAGCCCATTGACATCAGGACGCTTATCAACGGAATTAGCATGAACGCTGACAAACAGAGTAGCATTAGCACGCTCTGCAATGTCTACTCTTCCCTGTAACTCTACGAAAAAGTCAGCATCCCGTGTTAGTACTGCTTGAATGCCATTTTGCTCCAAGATCGCTGCGATTCTTTTACCAATAGGCAGAACAACATCTTTTTCTAACAACCCGCCTATACCTGGCGCACCTGAGTCTTTTCCACCATGTCCAGGATCAATAACTACTACTACTCTTCCCCTTGGCGCTGGACGTGGTGGTTGTGTCTTTGGTAGACCATCGGGATTATTGGCATTTGGTACTGGTAATGGTTGTGGGTCTGCTTGTGGTAGAGGAGGTAACACAACAGAAGCACGATTACGTTGTAGGTCTACAGAGACAAATTGATCACCAATTTGGTTAACAGGCCCAATTTGCACTCCAGAAGCGGGTTGGACGTAAACAACAACAGTATTAGAGTCTTGTTGTTGCAAGCGTACCCGGAGGATGGGGCTGTTTGCATCCATAACCGGACCCTTGACAGGTGTAGACAACTTAGCATTGGGAATAGTGATGCGGAACAAACCAGAGGATCTATCCCAACCACCATTTGCGGTTAAATTGCGATCGCCTTTGATGATTAATTGTTTGCCAGTAGCACTCAGTTCCACAGCTTGAATTGTGGCTACATCATTGGTAACAATGGGCGAAGAGCTGGGATTATTAGCTAAACTATCTCCTGGTAATCTAGTTACACCACTATTAGGTAAAACCACTAAACCACCAATCGCACTGGTACTTGCCCGCCAATCAGGACTGTTCTTATTTACTCGCATTGTCATCCGGACTGTGGGTGGTGTAGTTGCTAGTTGAGTAAATTGGATACTGCCAACACCGTAGCGATTCACATTTACATTCTGCTGTACTAAATTAGGTGATAAAGTGGCGCCAGCAATATCTATATCAACAGTACTTTTATCTTGACTACGATTTACCTGTACTTGGGGACGGCTACCACTAGTGCGAACAAAAAATCCATCTCCAGTGACTCTCAAACTTTCTATTTGTGTTGTACCAGTATTGGCACTAACCAATGTTCCTTTATTTGCAGGAGGAGTGCTAGGGTTGTCTGGAGTCACCACACTATAAATATTTCTAGGAGTAGTAGCAACTTCCTGTCGTTTGGGCTGTGGTAATTGCACTTGCCAGCGATTAGCTGTCACTCCTTCAAATTTTACTTGTTGGGGGTCAAGGGTATAACCAGGATTCAGTTCCACTACTACCCTGGTGGTTTGGGGGTCAAACTGACCGATACGGATAGCACGAATCGCACCACCAACCGACTGGACAAGCTGTGGACGCCCAAATTTAATCCCAGGTAAATCAATTACTAAGCGTGTGGGATTAAAAACAAGTTGGGCTGTGGGTTGGACAGCACCATCAGTATTAAGTTCTAATCGATTTTGATTGGCATCAAAACGCCAAGATTGTAAATTCGCTGCGTTAGCAGGCGACGATAACAGGCAGATACTTAAAAAAGTAGTAGGTATCAACCAGTGGTGTAGTTTCACAGTGCTTTCTCCTGATTGGCTTTTTAGGGGAGATGTAATTTATCAAGTAAGTTTTGGCTAAGCCTCAAATCCTCACACCGTTATCGCCCAAGTCTTAGCTTATACATTTGATCTATCGGTTTGTACTTGATAGACAAAGATACTTTATAAAGTTACAGCTAATGGCGTCATAATCTAGTAAAATCCTTTAAGTTTTCGCTGCTGGCAACACAGTAAAAACTGTTTATTAATAGCAGCAAATTACAAAAAAAGACAGAGGGCAGAGGAGGCGCGGCTTGCAAAGCTGCGGTTCGCGTTCAAGGAGCGCCGTGACAGAAGGCAGAAGGAATTCAAAGGTATAAAGGAGAACTTATGTTTTGCGTTTAAAGCTCACTTGTATGGAGAACAAACATGACGCCAAGCGCTAGGTATAAAATTTCCTTAGTTCAATCCCATGCTTTTAAGCATGGGTTACCTAATCACGTCTGTCTTCTTTACTTCTGCCTTCATGAAACCAATATACAGATAATCCAAATTAACTACTGTTGTTAATTTTGGTCAACAATGTGATTGACAGCAAAAAAAGTTTGTATTGTATATTTTCTGGTAGTTTATACATTCAGCCTGAGAGTAAAACTGGAAAATACCATAGTTTAATTGCTGAAAAAATCTTGCCGCTTCAGCATAAATACGGTAATCATTTAAAGTATATTCTGAGCTAATTATCTGCGCTGAAGATACTGGAGAATACCACGCGCGATCGCTTCTGCCATTTGATTACGGTAAGATGCACTTCTTAACTTAGCCATATCCTGCCGACCAGTCATATAACCTGTTTCTACTAAAATTGAGGGCATAGAACTTTTCCGAAGAACATAAAATCTAGCCTTTCGCACTCCTCTGTCTCTGACGTTCACACTTTGCAAAATGCTCCTATGTACAATACGTGCCAGACTTAAACCAGTATCGTAATAATACGTCTCCAAACCACTGACATCCGGACGACCTGCACCTGCTGAATTAGCATGAATGCTGACAAATACATCCGCATTCACACGTTCAGCCATTTGTACTCTACCTGGAAGAGTTACAAAGTAATCAGAAGTCCGCGTTAATACAACTTGTACGCCATTTTTTTGCAAAACCTCTGCTATTTTTTTGCTGATAGGTAGAATAATATCCTTTTCTCTAGCTCCACCAATACCAAGAGCCCCTGAGTCTTTACCACCATGTCCTGGATCTATAAGAACTACCACTTTTCCCTTGACGGGACGTAACGGTGGGGGTTGATTTGGATTGGGAATTTCTGACAAAGGTTGCGGGTTCGGTCTTGGTAAAGGAGGTAAAACAACGGGCGGTGTCACTCGATTTGATAATCGATTTGATGAGCGTCGTAACTCTAGGGCTAAAAGCCGACCGCCTGGTTTGTTAAGTTCGCCAATTTGTAACCCTGCTGCGGGTTGGACAAAAACAACGACAGTACGAGGGTCTTGCTGTTGTAGGCGTACCCGTAAAATTGGGCTAGTAGCATTTAATTCTGGCCCTTTAACATCAGAAGCTAGGCGTGCATTGGGAATAGTGATGCGGAACAATGTAGAGGATCTATCCCAACCAGCATCACCAGATAAAGATTGATCACTTTTAATGAGTAATTGAGTGCCATTATCAGCCAATTCTATAGATTCAATTGTGGCTAGTGAATCATTATTATTGTCAGAGTTACGGGAATCAGAGTTACGAGATAGCGATGATTGTTGGTTCTCGCCAAAAGAAATACTAGAACTACTGCCCCTGGGCAACTTACTAAGTACGGCATTGGGTAAAATTACCAAACCATCCCCACCACTAACTGTTGCTCGCCAATCGGGACTATTTTTGTTCACCCGCATTGTCAACCGGACTGTGGGTGGTGTGGTTTCGAGTTGAGAGAGTTGGATATTGTTAACACCATAGCGATTAATTGGTAGGTTCCGTTGTTCCAGATTTGGTGAAACAGTAGCGTTAGAGATATCCATGTAAATGTTTTTGCGATCGCTACTGCGTCTTACCTTCACCTGTGGTTTCCCGCCACTGGTGCGCACAAAAAAGCCATCTCCTGTGACGCGTAAACTTTCAATTTGAGTTGCACCAACTGCAGTTTGAACTATCGTCTCTCTATTATTGGATGAGGTACGAGATTCTGTTTTGACCACACTGTAAAGATTTCTGTTGAGTGAGTTAGTTTCCTCACGTTTTGGTTTGGGTAATTGCACCCGCCACCGATTGGCACTTATTCCCTCAAATTTTACCTTTTGGGGGTCAAGGGTATAACCAGGAGTCATTTCCACTACTACCCTGGTGGTTTGGGGGTCAAACTGACCGATACGGATAGCACGAATCGCACCACCAACCGACTGGACAAGCTGTGGACGCCCAAATTTAATCCCAGGTAAATCAATTACTAAGCGTGTGGGATTAAAAACAAGTTGGGCTGTGGGTTGGACAGCACCATCAGTATTAAGTTCTAATCGATTTTGATTGCTATCAAAACGCCAGGATTCTAGATTCGCTGCATCAGCAGGCGACGATAAAAGAGAGGAGATACTTAATACAGTACTAGGTATCAACCAGTGTAGTTTCACAGTGCTTTCTCCTGAGTCGCATTTTATGAGAGCGGTTAATCTGTAGAAGTGTTAGTCAATCCAACAGATGGTTACTGCCAATTTTTGGCTTGGGTGAGTAATCTAAATAGCGAGCAGCTACTAGCTATACGATTAAATAAGTTAGTAGAAAAGGGAAATTCCTTTTTGTATACGGTTTCAATCATTGGGGTTTTATGTATAATTTTGTTCACTTCCTTATTTCATTTGTATAGTTGTTGTCACTACTAACATATATAGCTGCATAAGGTGATTTTGAACTTAGATAAACTGGCAAATAATGGCGTAAAATTTTAGCATGTTATTTACTCTTACTGTGCCTTTATGATAGGAATATTTCATCTGCAAAGCATCAGATTAAATCAACAAAATAAATGGATAAAATTAACAATAGCAGTCAATCACAACGATATACACTTGCGTTGCACAAAGATTTTTTGAATTTTTGGTTGTTTGTAACTGATGCACCTTCCCTATAAGGAAGCCGACCTAACAGAGGTAATTGATAAGGACTGTATAAAAGTCAAAAGTCTTCTTTTGTGAGCATTCCTTCTCTTGTCATTTGGTAGGTTGATTTTTCCTATCAGTACTGGCTACAAAAAATCAGCCTTTCTTAATGGATGATTCAAGACTAGTAGGTGATGCTTTTGTCTTTTATACAACACTAAATACCTCAAATGACTTAATGATAAATGATAATCTCACAATTTAAGATGCAATTTAAATGCATGGCTATTTAGTAATTAAGAAAAGCTCCTCAAAAGCATAACTAGAAGTGACGGGTAGTGCAGCATAGAAGTTTCCTATCTTCATGAAATCTTCTAAATAATGACCTCAGTAATCGTCATGAACTACGTATACCAAAATAGACCTATCTGGAGTTAAGGGGAAGGAAAAGACGAATTTACAATGTTTGTTGATGAGTAAAAGTTCATAAAGCAACTTGCAAAGGTAACTTTTCTAAGTCGCCATCATGAACTGCGTACACCCCCATACCCATTTTCCACTCAGTTGGACAAAATAAAATTCCTCGGTGGAGAAAGGCAATAGGCAATAGAGAAAGAAACAATATGCGTAATTAATTCTGCGTAGATACTTACCTCGTAGGTAAAGGCTAAAGGGTAAAGAAAACACAATTCCTTTAACCTTTCACCTTTATCCTTTCTCCTTTCTCCCTAATTTTATAGAGGAGTCTGAGTTCCCCAACTTCTGCAATAAGTCTAGTGCAGGAAAAAGGGAATTGAGCATTTACTTAGCTTCTTGAGAATTTGGATTAGCTTCTAGACTTTCACTATTAGAGGAATTTATTGCTAACGAAGTTCCTGAAGCACCATCTAGAAGTAGTTCATTGGAGTTTGGTGAAACCAAGGTTGGTTCGGGAAAAACGAACCGCAACAAAGGAGGGGCTAAAAAGGTTGTGATAATCACCATCATGATAATTGCTGCCTCCAGTGGTTTCGAGAGA
Above is a genomic segment from Fischerella sp. JS2 containing:
- the sds gene encoding solanesyl diphosphate synthase — its product is MTPATSLFSPVEADLQILADNLKQLVGNRHPILYAAAEHLFGAGGKRIRPAIVLLISRAVMLDIDITQRHRRLAEITEMIHTASLVHDDVVDESEMRRGVPTVHSLFGNRIAVLAGDFLFAQSSWYLANLDNLEVVKLLSEVIMDLAAGEIQQGLNRFDTNISLETYLKKSYYKTASLIANSSKAAGVISEVSKETAEHFYHYGRNLGLAFQIVDDILDFTSSTDTLGKPAGSDLKSGNLTAPVLFALEEKPYLEVLIEREFAQQGDLEQALALIHDSQGIQRARDLAAHHAKLAVEQLGVLMPSESRQALIQLADYVLSRLY
- the murI gene encoding glutamate racemase, producing MISSSQFEGNLYDFSQEPQRAPIGIFDSGVGGLTVLRQLYRQLPNESIIYFGDTARLPYGIRSQAEILQFVREILTWMQQQQVKMVIMACNTSSALALEIVREEFSMPILGLILPGARAAVQQGKRIGVIATPATAKSNAYKRAIIEINPDVQVWQVSCPEFVPLIEQNRIHDPYTVEVARSYLEPLVQQQIDTLVYGCTHYPHLAPVLRSLLSTSVKLIDPAVHVVAACAKELDLIGLKNTHPALPTRFVVSGCPQQFAESSAQWLGFTPMVEVVCLSNTAVSSN
- a CDS encoding N-acetylmuramoyl-L-alanine amidase, whose amino-acid sequence is MKLHHWLIPTTFLSICLLSSPANAANLQSWRFDANQNRLELNTDGAVQPTAQLVFNPTRLVIDLPGIKFGRPQLVQSVGGAIRAIRIGQFDPQTTRVVVELNPGYTLDPQQVKFEGVTANRWQVQLPQPKRQEVATTPRNIYSVVTPDNPSTPPANKGTLVSANTGTTQIESLRVTGDGFFVRTSGSRPQVQVNRSQDKSTVDIDIAGATLSPNLVQQNVNVNRYGVGSIQFTQLATTPPTVRMTMRVNKNSPDWRASTSAIGGLVVLPNSGVTRLPGDSLANNPSSSPIVTNDVATIQAVELSATGKQLIIKGDRNLTANGGWDRSSGLFRITIPNAKLSTPVKGPVMDANSPILRVRLQQQDSNTVVVYVQPASGVQIGPVNQIGDQFVSVDLQRNRASVVLPPLPQADPQPLPVPNANNPDGLPKTQPPRPAPRGRVVVVIDPGHGGKDSGAPGIGGLLEKDVVLPIGKRIAAILEQNGIQAVLTRDADFFVELQGRVDIAERANATLFVSVHANSVDKRPDVNGLEVYYYDSGYNLAEVVRKTILQNISTLNDRGTRKARFYVLRKSSMPSILVETGYMTGREDNPRLGNPEYQKRMAEAIADGILRYLKSR
- a CDS encoding N-acetylmuramoyl-L-alanine amidase, with the protein product MKLHWLIPSTVLSISSLLSSPADAANLESWRFDSNQNRLELNTDGAVQPTAQLVFNPTRLVIDLPGIKFGRPQLVQSVGGAIRAIRIGQFDPQTTRVVVEMTPGYTLDPQKVKFEGISANRWRVQLPKPKREETNSLNRNLYSVVKTESRTSSNNRETIVQTAVGATQIESLRVTGDGFFVRTSGGKPQVKVRRSSDRKNIYMDISNATVSPNLEQRNLPINRYGVNNIQLSQLETTPPTVRLTMRVNKNSPDWRATVSGGDGLVILPNAVLSKLPRGSSSSISFGENQQSSLSRNSDSRNSDNNNDSLATIESIELADNGTQLLIKSDQSLSGDAGWDRSSTLFRITIPNARLASDVKGPELNATSPILRVRLQQQDPRTVVVFVQPAAGLQIGELNKPGGRLLALELRRSSNRLSNRVTPPVVLPPLPRPNPQPLSEIPNPNQPPPLRPVKGKVVVLIDPGHGGKDSGALGIGGAREKDIILPISKKIAEVLQKNGVQVVLTRTSDYFVTLPGRVQMAERVNADVFVSIHANSAGAGRPDVSGLETYYYDTGLSLARIVHRSILQSVNVRDRGVRKARFYVLRKSSMPSILVETGYMTGRQDMAKLRSASYRNQMAEAIARGILQYLQRR